One segment of Olsenella uli DSM 7084 DNA contains the following:
- a CDS encoding ABC transporter substrate-binding protein, translated as MNETMSKNLSRRSFLGVTGGAAALAGLGLAGCGASQPSSGGDATGSEAQGGGTLSYGSAYATQNYDPSSTSSALALSTNWNVVEGLYELDYHDYSTYNGLASGDPVKVDDTTFEVALRADAKFSDGNAVTPDDVVESFARATAEGNIYVSMLAPIASVEKKDDTTVTIKTKVANFSLLKERLAIVRVIPAAMTKDELTLKPVGSGPWKYDEITDASVTLSPNENYNGDHPAKDNQIRVDVLKDATARVTAQQEGTTLVCESVPADSIDQLKGAGVTVDTVQGFGTRFMMFNVAKAPWDNVKVRQAVMYALNYDQMINNALAGMASAPTSYLPETFSNYHKASMVYGYDQEKAKGLIAESGITPGDITLRTTDNDQVVAMSTQVKNDLDALGFNVTIQTDTSAATYAAIDGGEAYDLLLAPGDPSCFGADPDLLLNWWYGDNIWMKTRCPWSGSDEWKELTSTMAQALEQSGDEQQKTWNKCFDLLSENVPLYPVLQVKTSTGSWSETANGEGVKVSGFSGIGTTGVSLTDVVTAK; from the coding sequence ATGAACGAGACCATGAGCAAGAACCTTTCGCGCCGTTCGTTTCTCGGTGTGACGGGCGGCGCCGCTGCGCTGGCGGGCCTGGGCCTGGCGGGATGCGGCGCCTCCCAGCCCTCGTCGGGCGGCGATGCGACGGGCTCCGAGGCCCAGGGCGGTGGCACCCTCTCCTATGGCTCCGCCTATGCCACCCAGAACTACGACCCCTCGTCCACGTCCTCCGCCCTGGCGCTCTCGACCAACTGGAACGTCGTCGAGGGCCTCTACGAGCTTGACTACCACGACTACTCCACCTACAACGGCCTCGCTTCGGGCGACCCCGTCAAGGTGGACGACACCACCTTCGAGGTCGCGCTCCGCGCCGATGCCAAGTTCTCCGACGGCAACGCCGTGACCCCAGACGACGTCGTGGAGTCCTTCGCCCGCGCCACCGCCGAGGGCAACATCTACGTCTCGATGCTCGCCCCCATCGCCTCCGTCGAGAAGAAGGACGACACCACCGTCACCATCAAGACCAAGGTCGCGAACTTCTCCCTGCTGAAGGAGCGCCTGGCCATCGTCCGCGTCATTCCCGCCGCCATGACCAAGGACGAGCTCACCCTGAAGCCCGTCGGCTCCGGCCCGTGGAAGTACGACGAGATCACCGACGCCTCCGTCACCCTCTCCCCGAACGAGAACTACAACGGCGACCACCCCGCCAAGGACAACCAGATACGCGTCGACGTCCTCAAGGACGCCACCGCCCGCGTCACCGCGCAGCAGGAGGGCACCACCCTCGTCTGCGAGTCCGTCCCGGCCGACTCCATCGACCAGCTCAAGGGCGCCGGCGTCACCGTCGACACCGTCCAGGGCTTCGGGACCCGCTTCATGATGTTCAACGTCGCCAAGGCGCCGTGGGACAACGTCAAGGTCCGTCAGGCCGTCATGTACGCCCTGAACTACGACCAGATGATCAACAACGCCCTGGCGGGCATGGCGTCCGCCCCCACAAGCTACCTGCCCGAGACCTTCAGCAACTACCACAAGGCCTCCATGGTCTATGGCTATGACCAGGAGAAGGCCAAGGGCCTCATCGCCGAGTCCGGCATCACCCCAGGTGACATCACCCTGCGCACCACGGACAACGACCAGGTCGTCGCCATGTCCACGCAGGTCAAGAACGACCTCGACGCGCTGGGCTTCAACGTCACGATTCAGACCGACACCTCGGCCGCGACCTACGCCGCAATCGACGGCGGCGAGGCCTATGACCTGCTGCTCGCCCCAGGCGACCCCTCCTGCTTCGGCGCTGACCCCGACCTGCTGCTCAACTGGTGGTACGGCGACAACATCTGGATGAAGACCAGGTGCCCCTGGAGTGGCTCCGACGAGTGGAAGGAGCTCACCTCCACCATGGCCCAGGCACTCGAGCAGTCGGGAGACGAGCAGCAGAAGACCTGGAACAAGTGCTTCGACCTGCTGTCCGAGAACGTCCCCCTCTACCCGGTCCTCCAGGTCAAGACCTCCACGGGCTCCTGGTCCGAGACGGCCAACGGCGAGGGCGTCAAGGTCTCCGGCTTCTCCGGAATCGGTACCACCGGCGTCTCGCTGACAGACGTCGTCACTGCCAAGTGA
- a CDS encoding dipeptide/oligopeptide/nickel ABC transporter permease/ATP-binding protein: MLTQRREQSEALERAAAKGLRLGGWKKMSLGSKVSLVILALVALSAILAAVIAPYNPIDIFAARQAPGGGFLFGTDDKGRDILSRMLYGGRYSLIIGFGATAFALVFGSIIGAVAAVSRKAVSEVIMRILDIIMSFPGIALAAVFVSILGNSVPSIIFSIGFMYTPQIARIVRANVVSEYGEDYVRAVIVSGARAPWILWRHVLRNCIAPIMVFTVTLVADAIIFEASLTFIGAGITEPTPTWGNILADARAGVLSGRWWQALFPGIAIMVTCLALNILSEGLTDAMAAAPGAPVDADASGSRRADDVLASDPVRAYKEQAVSLDRRLSALREVELARSDRHVPDLSVEPLLRVRDLSISFESHGDVRVVDGVSFDVRPGQCMALVGESGCGKSITTKTIMNLTDPKETVTGEVIYRGQDLLKLTSEQHRRLLGTELAMVYQDALSSLNPSMLISAQMKQLTDRGGTRSAEELLELVGLDPKRTLESYPHELSGGQRQRVLIAMALTRDPSLVICDEPTTALDVTVQKQVIRLLNDLQAKLGFAMIFVSHDLALVAEVASEITVMYAGQVIEQAPTKELLTNPIHEYTRGLLGSVLSIEEGAKTGTRLHQVPGSVPSPEDFPAGDRFAPRSSHPTLGLDVHPVLKRLPGDVCHRFSELPDDYLKDNGLTPYLETLKEAK, translated from the coding sequence ATGCTGACCCAAAGACGAGAGCAGTCCGAGGCGCTCGAGCGCGCCGCGGCCAAGGGCCTGCGCCTTGGCGGGTGGAAGAAGATGAGCCTGGGATCGAAGGTCTCCCTCGTCATCCTCGCCCTCGTGGCGCTCTCCGCGATACTTGCCGCGGTGATCGCACCCTACAACCCCATCGACATCTTCGCGGCACGCCAGGCACCCGGGGGTGGCTTCCTCTTTGGCACCGACGACAAGGGCCGAGACATCCTCTCCCGCATGCTCTACGGCGGGCGCTACTCGCTGATCATCGGCTTCGGGGCCACGGCCTTCGCGCTGGTCTTCGGTTCCATCATCGGTGCCGTCGCCGCCGTCTCGCGCAAGGCCGTCTCAGAGGTCATCATGCGCATCCTGGACATCATCATGTCCTTCCCGGGCATCGCCCTGGCTGCCGTGTTCGTCTCCATCCTGGGCAACTCCGTGCCTTCGATCATCTTCTCGATCGGCTTCATGTACACGCCGCAGATCGCGCGCATCGTCCGCGCAAACGTCGTGTCCGAGTACGGCGAGGACTACGTCCGGGCGGTCATCGTCTCGGGTGCGCGCGCGCCCTGGATCCTATGGAGGCACGTGCTGCGCAACTGCATCGCACCGATCATGGTCTTCACCGTCACCCTCGTCGCCGACGCCATCATCTTCGAGGCCTCGCTGACCTTCATCGGCGCTGGCATCACCGAGCCTACGCCCACCTGGGGAAACATCCTTGCCGACGCCCGTGCGGGCGTCCTCTCCGGTCGCTGGTGGCAGGCGCTGTTCCCGGGCATCGCCATCATGGTCACCTGCCTGGCCCTCAACATCCTCTCCGAGGGCCTGACCGATGCCATGGCAGCTGCGCCTGGCGCCCCCGTGGACGCGGACGCCTCCGGCTCCCGCCGCGCCGACGACGTCCTGGCCTCCGACCCCGTGCGCGCCTACAAGGAGCAGGCCGTCTCCCTCGACCGCAGGCTGTCGGCCTTGCGCGAGGTGGAGCTCGCCCGCAGCGACCGCCACGTGCCCGACCTCTCCGTGGAGCCGCTGCTTCGGGTGAGGGACCTCTCCATCAGCTTCGAGTCCCACGGCGACGTGCGCGTCGTGGACGGCGTGTCCTTCGACGTCCGCCCCGGCCAGTGCATGGCCCTCGTCGGCGAGTCGGGCTGCGGCAAGTCCATCACCACCAAGACGATAATGAACCTCACCGATCCCAAGGAGACCGTCACGGGCGAGGTCATCTATCGGGGGCAAGACCTGCTCAAGCTCACGTCCGAGCAGCACAGGAGGCTCCTGGGCACCGAGCTTGCCATGGTCTACCAGGACGCCCTGTCCTCGCTGAACCCCTCGATGCTCATCTCGGCGCAGATGAAGCAGCTCACCGACCGCGGTGGGACCCGCAGCGCCGAGGAGCTCCTCGAGCTCGTCGGCCTCGATCCCAAGCGCACCCTCGAGTCGTACCCGCACGAGCTCTCGGGTGGCCAGCGCCAGCGCGTCCTCATCGCCATGGCGCTTACGCGCGACCCCTCGCTCGTCATCTGCGACGAGCCCACCACGGCACTTGACGTCACGGTCCAGAAGCAGGTCATCAGGCTCCTGAACGACCTTCAGGCCAAGCTCGGCTTCGCGATGATCTTCGTCAGCCATGACCTGGCGCTCGTTGCCGAGGTCGCCTCCGAGATCACGGTCATGTATGCTGGCCAGGTCATCGAGCAGGCCCCCACCAAGGAGCTCCTCACCAATCCCATCCACGAGTACACCCGCGGCCTTCTGGGCTCCGTGCTCTCCATCGAGGAGGGCGCCAAGACGGGCACGCGTCTCCACCAGGTGCCAGGCTCCGTCCCCTCGCCCGAGGACTTTCCCGCAGGCGACCGCTTCGCGCCACGCTCGAGCCACCCGACGCTTGGCCTCGACGTGCATCCCGTCCTGAAGCGGCTGCCTGGTGACGTGTGCCACAGGTTCTCCGAACTGCCTGACGACTACCTCAAGGACAACGGCCTCACCCCGTATCTCGAGACCCTCAAGGAGGCGAAGTAG
- a CDS encoding ABC transporter permease, translating to MNNFLRLIGRRLIALPIMALGVTVLVFFLMSFSKIDPAYNALGESATPEAVARYHEEHGLDDPLPVRYVRYMGGLLHGDLGTYGAASYSVGERVSKALPVTMQLTFMGLVMGAIISFVLGVLAALYRDSWPDQVIRVLSIAGLATPSFWLAVLMILLFSTFLHLLPASGPLPDLFANPGGYMARMIMPAVALAVPLTGQMTRIVRTAMVEELDRDYVKTAKGAGLPQAVVVGRNVLRNALITPVTTLGLKIGYLMGGAVVIETIFNIPGMGMAILEGIQGNETNLVQGVVIVVALSFIIINIVVDMLYLLINPRIRTV from the coding sequence GTGAACAACTTCCTGCGTCTCATAGGTCGCCGCCTGATCGCCCTGCCGATCATGGCACTGGGCGTCACCGTCCTTGTCTTCTTCCTCATGTCGTTCTCCAAGATCGACCCGGCGTACAACGCGCTGGGCGAGAGCGCGACACCCGAGGCCGTGGCCCGCTACCATGAGGAGCATGGCCTCGACGATCCGCTGCCGGTCCGCTACGTCAGGTACATGGGGGGACTTCTCCACGGTGACCTTGGCACCTACGGCGCCGCGAGCTACTCCGTCGGCGAGCGCGTCTCCAAGGCCCTGCCCGTCACGATGCAGCTGACCTTCATGGGGCTCGTCATGGGCGCAATCATCTCGTTCGTCCTCGGCGTCCTTGCCGCTCTCTACCGGGATAGCTGGCCGGACCAGGTCATCCGCGTGCTCTCGATCGCAGGGCTCGCGACGCCCTCGTTCTGGCTCGCGGTTCTTATGATCCTGCTCTTCTCCACCTTCCTGCACCTGCTGCCCGCATCGGGCCCGCTGCCCGACCTCTTCGCCAACCCCGGTGGTTACATGGCGCGCATGATCATGCCCGCCGTCGCGCTCGCCGTGCCCCTGACCGGGCAGATGACCCGCATCGTCCGCACCGCCATGGTCGAGGAGCTCGACCGCGACTACGTCAAGACGGCCAAGGGCGCCGGCCTGCCACAGGCCGTCGTCGTCGGGCGCAACGTGCTGCGCAACGCCCTCATCACCCCAGTCACGACGCTCGGCCTCAAGATCGGCTACCTCATGGGCGGTGCCGTCGTCATCGAGACGATATTCAACATACCGGGCATGGGCATGGCCATCCTCGAAGGCATCCAGGGCAACGAGACCAACCTCGTACAGGGCGTCGTCATCGTCGTCGCGCTGTCCTTCATCATCATCAACATCGTGGTCGACATGCTCTACCTCCTCATCAACCCTCGGATTAGGACGGTGTAG
- a CDS encoding FAD-binding protein, producing the protein MAVGIGAVMGSSHEKGVDVLVVGAGIAGTTAALAASAQGARVCMASVGTTFSGASFYGGTWGLGLVGPDGEGDEDDLVATILRVGGNVADPTLVRTLARGIAPAAERLERLGVTLRRPAAGHGDEQAYVPCFDHRHRCWRGIERGPYRASVARGLRAGEVTLLEGCELVDLAEADDHICGAVLYDAGSGRFRTVACGAVVLAAGGLSGLYQQRLCAPDVTGAVHAIALRHGCSLVNVEFLQMMPTIVSPRPGIVFNEKSFGYVDGRSAGLSRDLLAERGRYGPFSARLASRSVDFAIASAGRRGMEVRYGTLPDRLPEFVRSYSAWLSAQGVDPMGPLRITHYAHASNGGIAIDARGRCRGGARGLFACGEMAGGMHGADRLGGLSSANCLVYGEIAGREAAREALGTSWASRAWRHPDAHAPGRKLPSTQAMVPADAEAMEGELRDTMSRWCMVRREAEGLSRARRRLDGLAERATAGLVGAGGAARAADAVVTVEGTLTAGVGEVAGAPHDVARAMRLRLRLDSARAMVAAMSARQESRGAHYRSDSPHEVAELATAHVVTLDAGGNPEVRASGEDVRD; encoded by the coding sequence ATGGCCGTCGGGATTGGGGCTGTCATGGGGAGCTCGCACGAGAAGGGCGTGGACGTCCTCGTCGTGGGCGCGGGCATCGCGGGCACCACGGCCGCACTCGCGGCGTCCGCGCAGGGTGCCCGCGTGTGCATGGCAAGTGTGGGGACGACGTTTTCCGGGGCCAGCTTCTATGGGGGCACCTGGGGGCTGGGGCTTGTCGGCCCAGACGGGGAGGGGGACGAGGACGACCTGGTGGCAACCATCCTGCGCGTGGGCGGCAACGTGGCCGACCCAACGCTCGTGCGCACGCTCGCCCGCGGCATCGCCCCAGCGGCGGAACGCCTCGAACGGCTGGGCGTCACGCTGCGACGGCCCGCTGCGGGACATGGGGACGAGCAGGCCTACGTGCCTTGCTTCGATCACAGACATCGCTGCTGGAGGGGAATCGAGCGTGGGCCCTACCGCGCCTCCGTCGCCCGTGGGCTGCGTGCGGGGGAGGTCACGCTCCTCGAGGGATGCGAGCTCGTCGACCTAGCCGAGGCCGATGACCACATCTGCGGCGCCGTCCTGTACGATGCGGGGTCGGGACGCTTCCGCACGGTGGCATGTGGCGCCGTCGTGCTCGCCGCAGGCGGGCTGAGTGGCCTGTACCAGCAGAGGCTCTGTGCGCCCGACGTCACCGGCGCGGTGCACGCCATAGCCCTCAGGCATGGGTGCTCCCTGGTGAACGTCGAGTTCCTGCAGATGATGCCGACGATTGTCTCGCCTAGGCCAGGAATCGTGTTCAACGAGAAGAGCTTCGGCTACGTGGACGGAAGGTCGGCCGGCCTGTCGCGGGACCTCCTGGCCGAGCGAGGGCGCTACGGACCGTTCAGCGCCCGCCTGGCCTCGCGCTCTGTTGACTTTGCCATCGCGTCTGCGGGCAGGCGGGGCATGGAGGTCCGCTACGGGACGCTCCCGGACCGGCTCCCCGAGTTCGTTCGCAGCTATTCCGCCTGGCTGTCCGCACAGGGCGTGGACCCCATGGGGCCCCTTCGCATCACGCACTACGCGCACGCCTCGAACGGGGGCATCGCGATTGACGCGCGGGGTCGATGCCGCGGGGGCGCACGGGGCCTCTTTGCCTGCGGGGAAATGGCAGGGGGCATGCACGGAGCGGACAGGCTGGGAGGGCTCTCGAGTGCCAACTGCCTGGTGTATGGCGAGATCGCGGGAAGGGAGGCCGCACGCGAGGCGTTGGGGACGTCGTGGGCGAGCAGGGCCTGGCGCCACCCCGACGCACACGCCCCAGGTCGCAAGCTGCCTTCGACGCAGGCGATGGTCCCTGCGGACGCGGAGGCGATGGAGGGCGAGCTGCGGGACACGATGAGCCGCTGGTGCATGGTGAGGCGCGAGGCCGAGGGGTTGTCACGTGCGCGCAGGCGGCTGGACGGGCTTGCGGAGAGGGCCACGGCCGGGCTTGTTGGTGCGGGGGGCGCCGCGAGGGCCGCGGATGCGGTCGTGACGGTGGAGGGAACTCTGACGGCAGGCGTGGGCGAGGTCGCGGGCGCACCCCATGACGTCGCCCGAGCCATGCGCCTCAGGCTGCGGCTGGACTCCGCCCGCGCCATGGTCGCGGCGATGTCGGCCAGGCAGGAAAGCCGCGGCGCACACTACCGCAGCGACTCCCCGCACGAGGTTGCCGAACTCGCAACTGCGCATGTGGTAACCCTGGACGCTGGGGGCAATCCCGAGGTGCGGGCGTCAGGGGAAGACGTGCGGGACTAG
- the uvrC gene encoding excinuclease ABC subunit UvrC encodes MPSIAEQVAQVPTEPGCYLWKDGRGEVIYVGKAKNLRSRMLQYVNLTDDRAKIPLMMQVVRSFDYVVVGSEHEALVLERNLIAQYHPYFNVDFKDDKSYPYIAITEDDAFPAIKYTRERHRKGTRYFGPYTDSHAARETIDTLRKAVPICIASCTEWKRARRYLKGHPDDVAIANLVLGEHCRPCFDYHVGRGPGVCCGQIDTVDYAAHVRQVEKFLSGRRAEICGELEDQMHEAASNLEFERAARIKRRLEVIDGLDDRQQVTFPTSVNLDLIGFYREETISCACVFVVREGRTIRSSEFILNKGADVDEVELTGGFVKRYYDETADIPAEVDVRCALPDAELLGGWLTEKRGLAVHVHRPQRGEKSHLLDMAERNARHALMRYMVRTGYADDRTNQALLQLESALALDAPPLRIECFDISTLHGNFTVASMVVFTNGRPDKGQYRRFKVRSQLDEANDFVSMGEVLGRRYAPERMADERFGSRPDLLVVDGGKPQLTAALRQLGALGLDIPVCGLAKSDEEVFVPWDETPVVLPSGSASLYLIKQVRDESHRFAITFHRELRDKAMTISVLDDIEGVGPKRKKAIMRHFGSLKRLRAASPGEIASVRGVPEAVARDVWQTLRAWDAQAGRVADEASSALDGDITSSISHHTD; translated from the coding sequence ATGCCGAGCATCGCCGAGCAAGTGGCCCAGGTTCCCACGGAGCCTGGCTGCTACCTCTGGAAGGACGGCAGGGGGGAGGTCATCTACGTGGGCAAGGCCAAGAACCTGCGCTCGCGCATGCTCCAGTACGTCAACCTGACGGACGACCGTGCCAAGATCCCCCTGATGATGCAGGTGGTCCGCAGCTTCGACTATGTGGTCGTGGGCTCCGAGCACGAGGCGCTGGTGCTGGAGCGCAACCTCATCGCCCAGTACCACCCCTACTTCAACGTTGACTTCAAGGACGACAAGAGCTACCCCTACATCGCCATCACCGAGGACGACGCCTTCCCGGCGATCAAGTACACGCGCGAGAGGCACCGCAAGGGAACCCGCTACTTCGGCCCCTACACGGACTCCCACGCCGCGCGCGAGACCATCGACACCCTGCGCAAGGCGGTGCCCATCTGCATCGCCAGCTGCACGGAGTGGAAGCGCGCCCGCCGCTACCTCAAGGGTCATCCCGACGACGTGGCGATCGCCAACCTGGTTCTGGGCGAGCACTGCCGACCCTGCTTCGACTATCACGTAGGGCGCGGGCCTGGCGTCTGCTGCGGGCAGATAGACACCGTCGACTATGCCGCCCACGTGCGCCAGGTCGAGAAGTTCCTCTCGGGCAGGCGTGCCGAGATCTGCGGCGAGCTCGAGGACCAGATGCACGAGGCAGCCTCCAACCTCGAGTTCGAGCGCGCCGCACGCATCAAGCGCCGCCTCGAGGTCATAGACGGCCTCGACGATCGGCAGCAGGTGACCTTCCCGACCAGCGTCAACCTCGACCTCATCGGCTTCTACCGTGAGGAGACCATCAGCTGCGCCTGCGTCTTCGTCGTGCGCGAGGGACGCACCATCCGCTCGAGCGAGTTCATCCTCAACAAGGGCGCCGACGTCGACGAGGTGGAGCTCACGGGGGGCTTCGTCAAGCGCTACTACGACGAGACGGCGGACATCCCCGCCGAGGTCGACGTCAGGTGCGCCCTTCCCGACGCAGAGCTCCTGGGCGGCTGGCTTACCGAGAAGCGCGGCCTTGCCGTGCACGTCCACCGCCCCCAGAGAGGCGAGAAGAGCCACCTGCTCGACATGGCCGAGCGGAACGCCCGTCACGCCCTCATGCGCTACATGGTGCGCACGGGCTACGCGGATGACCGCACCAACCAGGCCCTGCTCCAGCTCGAGAGCGCACTTGCCCTTGACGCGCCGCCCCTACGCATCGAGTGCTTCGACATCTCCACCCTCCACGGCAACTTCACCGTCGCCTCCATGGTGGTCTTCACGAACGGTCGTCCCGACAAGGGGCAGTACCGCCGCTTCAAGGTCCGCTCCCAGCTCGACGAGGCAAACGACTTCGTGTCGATGGGGGAGGTGCTGGGTCGGCGCTACGCGCCCGAGCGCATGGCCGACGAGCGCTTTGGCTCACGGCCCGACCTCCTCGTGGTCGATGGTGGCAAGCCCCAGCTCACAGCTGCGCTCAGGCAACTTGGGGCCTTGGGCCTCGACATCCCCGTCTGCGGCCTTGCCAAGTCGGACGAGGAGGTCTTCGTCCCCTGGGACGAGACGCCCGTCGTGCTCCCCTCGGGAAGCGCGTCACTCTACCTCATCAAGCAGGTGCGTGACGAGTCGCACCGCTTTGCCATCACCTTCCACCGAGAGCTGCGTGACAAGGCGATGACCATCTCGGTCCTCGACGACATAGAGGGCGTCGGCCCCAAGCGCAAGAAGGCCATCATGCGTCACTTCGGTTCCCTCAAGCGGCTCCGCGCGGCGAGCCCGGGGGAGATCGCGTCGGTCAGGGGCGTGCCCGAGGCCGTCGCCCGGGACGTGTGGCAGACCCTGCGCGCGTGGGACGCACAGGCGGGGCGGGTGGCGGACGAGGCTTCGTCCGCCTTGGATGGCGATATAACGTCTTCAATAAGTCATCATACTGATTAG
- a CDS encoding carboxylate--amine ligase: protein MRPVVTDEKNLPNVLQPVILGADFCGYAYIRCFWEAYHVKPIELGADDIKSIARSRFVDFRVVPGIDREDVLMGYLTRLGAELVSAGKVPFLVGCGDFYARIVSKNKPVLEEWYYVPYIDFDLLDDITQKENFYRIADEVGIPYPKTRFLDCADPHAAVDDSGFSYPLVAKPSNSAAYHYAEIPDKKKVFFVQDRSELEGIFRSLQASSYDKSLIVQELIPGEDSQERILSIYTDANSDPVFMVGGRVVLQDHAPTAIGNPAVIIPETNRKVLEDACRFMRRVGYHGMANFDVKYDARDDSFKFFEINTRPGRSSLFPYLAGVNFAKVQVDDVLLGKRMEPVASDRPFAYVTVPPQVVRSCVSDPKVRRQVLDAFRDGTACFALHWDQDCLAQRFWASVNYYHQVQKFRKYYWSDEGSRASK from the coding sequence ATGAGACCTGTGGTTACAGACGAGAAGAACCTCCCCAACGTGCTCCAGCCCGTCATCCTGGGAGCGGACTTCTGCGGCTATGCGTACATCCGCTGCTTCTGGGAGGCCTACCACGTCAAACCCATCGAGCTGGGCGCCGACGACATCAAGTCCATCGCGCGCAGCCGCTTCGTCGACTTCCGCGTGGTTCCTGGCATCGACCGCGAGGACGTCCTCATGGGCTACCTCACGAGGCTCGGCGCCGAGCTCGTGTCTGCCGGGAAGGTCCCGTTCCTCGTGGGCTGCGGCGACTTCTACGCCCGCATCGTCTCCAAGAACAAACCGGTGCTCGAGGAGTGGTACTACGTCCCCTACATCGACTTCGACCTGCTTGACGACATCACGCAGAAGGAGAACTTCTATCGCATCGCGGACGAGGTCGGCATCCCGTACCCCAAGACCCGCTTCCTCGACTGCGCCGACCCCCATGCCGCGGTGGATGATTCGGGCTTCTCATATCCCCTGGTGGCGAAGCCGTCCAACTCGGCTGCCTACCACTATGCGGAGATTCCCGACAAGAAGAAGGTGTTCTTCGTCCAGGACCGCAGCGAGCTCGAGGGCATTTTCAGGAGCCTCCAGGCGTCAAGCTATGACAAGAGCCTGATCGTCCAGGAGCTCATCCCCGGCGAGGACTCCCAGGAGAGGATCCTCTCCATCTACACCGATGCCAACTCCGATCCCGTGTTCATGGTCGGCGGTCGCGTCGTGTTGCAGGACCATGCGCCCACCGCCATCGGCAACCCCGCCGTGATCATCCCCGAGACCAATCGCAAGGTGCTCGAGGACGCCTGCCGCTTCATGCGCCGCGTCGGCTACCATGGCATGGCCAACTTCGACGTCAAGTACGACGCCCGTGACGACAGCTTCAAGTTCTTCGAGATAAACACCCGCCCGGGTCGCAGCTCGCTCTTCCCCTACCTCGCTGGGGTGAACTTCGCAAAGGTCCAGGTGGACGACGTCCTTCTCGGCAAGAGGATGGAGCCCGTGGCGTCCGACAGGCCCTTCGCCTACGTCACCGTGCCTCCGCAGGTCGTGAGGTCCTGCGTCAGCGACCCCAAGGTCAGACGGCAGGTCCTGGACGCGTTCAGGGACGGCACCGCCTGCTTCGCCCTGCACTGGGACCAGGACTGCCTGGCACAGCGCTTCTGGGCCAGCGTGAACTACTACCACCAGGTCCAGAAGTTCCGGAAGTACTACTGGAGCGACGAGGGCAGCAGGGCGAGCAAGTAG
- the cuyB gene encoding cysteate racemase codes for MNKPILGIIGGVGPLATAYFMEMLIKKTPATSDQDNMPMIVFNDPQIPDRTAYILDHGRPNPQPEMVKVARWLQDAGADYLAIACNTAHYFYAAIDDAVDIPVVNIMEETSRHIAEKVGHGGRVGLMATEGTVRSEVFQGYFKAMGLECVHPDEADQAQVSSLIYDGVKANADYDPGDLLDIAGRLRGAGCDAVVCGCTELSVIYQDLLDDKTQTVPCWLFDSLDILAERCVQLYLWAREAGGDIKM; via the coding sequence GTGAACAAGCCAATCCTGGGCATCATCGGCGGCGTGGGGCCACTGGCGACGGCCTACTTCATGGAGATGCTCATCAAGAAGACGCCCGCCACGTCCGATCAGGACAACATGCCGATGATCGTCTTCAACGACCCCCAGATCCCCGACCGTACGGCCTACATCCTCGACCACGGCAGGCCCAACCCCCAGCCCGAGATGGTCAAGGTGGCCCGCTGGCTGCAGGATGCCGGGGCGGACTACCTCGCCATCGCCTGCAACACGGCGCACTACTTCTACGCCGCCATCGACGACGCCGTCGACATACCCGTGGTGAACATCATGGAGGAGACCTCGCGTCACATCGCCGAGAAGGTCGGCCACGGGGGCAGGGTCGGCCTGATGGCGACCGAGGGCACCGTGCGCTCGGAGGTGTTCCAGGGCTACTTCAAGGCCATGGGGCTCGAGTGCGTGCATCCCGACGAGGCGGACCAGGCACAGGTGAGCTCTCTCATCTACGACGGCGTCAAGGCGAACGCGGACTACGACCCCGGCGACCTCCTTGACATCGCGGGACGGCTGCGCGGGGCCGGCTGCGATGCGGTGGTCTGTGGCTGCACCGAACTCTCCGTCATCTACCAGGACCTCCTGGACGACAAGACCCAGACCGTACCTTGCTGGCTCTTTGACTCGCTGGACATCCTGGCGGAACGTTGCGTACAGCTGTACCTGTGGGCCCGCGAGGCGGGCGGCGACATCAAGATGTAG
- the hisI gene encoding phosphoribosyl-AMP cyclohydrolase, with the protein MCNVDIANERPGAEPYADEGVERVGLSAAGMRFDDRGLVTVVVQQGGTGEVLMVAWANEEAVRLSLETGTTWFWSRSRRELWNKGATSGNVQRLRRVLVDCDADTLVYEVDSPGPACHTGHRSCFYRELTA; encoded by the coding sequence ATGTGCAACGTCGACATCGCAAATGAGCGTCCTGGCGCCGAACCCTACGCCGACGAGGGGGTGGAGCGGGTCGGCCTCTCCGCCGCGGGCATGCGCTTCGATGACAGGGGGCTGGTCACCGTCGTGGTCCAGCAGGGAGGGACGGGTGAGGTGCTCATGGTCGCCTGGGCCAACGAGGAGGCCGTACGTCTCAGCCTCGAGACAGGTACCACCTGGTTCTGGTCCCGCTCTCGCAGGGAGCTCTGGAACAAGGGGGCGACGAGCGGCAACGTGCAGAGACTCAGGCGCGTGCTGGTGGACTGTGACGCGGACACCCTCGTCTACGAGGTGGACTCGCCGGGCCCCGCCTGCCATACCGGACATCGCAGCTGCTTCTACCGCGAGCTCACCGCATAG